The Saccharothrix violaceirubra genome segment GGCCAGATCGGCCGGCCGCACCCACGGCTCGTCCGCCAACGGGTGCCCCGGACCGACCAGCAACTGGATCGGCTCATCGAACACCCGCACCGCCTCGATCCCATCCGGCAGCCGATCCGCCGCCCGCACCGACGCGTCCACCGAACCGGACCGCAGGGCGGCCACCGCCGCGTCGAGGTCGAAGTGCGTCACGACGTCCAACGCCACCGACGGGTGCGCCCGGTGGAACTCCCGGACGAGCGCCGCCGGCGCGAGCCGCGTGCCGATCACATCCACCCGCAACGCCCGGACCGGACGCACCGCGCCCCACGCCCGCGCCACGGCGGCCACCAGGTCCCGGGCGTGCGGAAGGAACGCCAGCCCGTCCGCGGTCAGCACCGCGCCCCGGGGCGTGCGGGTGAACAGCCGGACTCCGAGCGTGCGCTCCAACGCGGCGACCCGCTTCGACACCGCCTGCTGGGAGATCGACAACTCGTCGGCGGCCTCCTGGAACCGGCCGCCGTCGACCACCGCGACGAAGGTCCGCACGCCGTCGAGATCCACGGCGACCGACCCTAGTCCCCCAACTCCCGGTTGTGGCACGCCGAGCGCGCGGTTGTTTGCGGCGGCCGTCCGGCTCCGGGTTTGCTCTGCGGCGTGACCAGGTTCGGTTGGCTGTGGGCCTCCTACGCGGTGAGCACGTTCGGGACGTGGCTGGCGTTCGACGCGTTCACCTTGATCGCGATCCTCGTGCTGCACGCGGGACCCGTGCAGGTGTCGTTGTTGGCCGCGGTGGGCACGGCGGCGGGCGCGGTGCTGGCGTTGCCGCTGGGCCCGTGGATCGAGCACCGGCGCAAGCGGTCGGTGATGATCGGGACGGACCTCCTGCGGTGTGCGGCCCTGCTGAGCGTGGCCGCGGCGTTCGCGTTCGGGCTCCTGGGCTTCACCCAGTTGTTGATCGTCTCGGTCGTGGTCGCGGCGGCCGACATCGCCTTCGTGGCAGCGAGCGGCGCATACGTGAAATGGCTGGTGAAGCCCGAGGACCTGCTCGTGGCCAACGGGCGGTTCGAATCGACGATGTGGACCGCGACCGCGCTCGGACCGCCGCTGGGCGGTGCCCTGATCGGGGCGTTCGGGCCGATCACGACCGTGGTCCTGGACGCGGGGACCTACCTGCTGTCGGCCCTGGGCCTGCGGGCGATCAAGGCCCGCGAACCCCGTCCCTCGCTCCCCCGGACCCGGCCGGCGTGGAGCGATCTGTTGGACGGCCTGCGGCACATCATGGGTGATCCGGAGCTGAAGCCGTTGTTCCTCAACCAGATCGCGGTCAACGCGCTGATCATGGCCACGGCGCCGCCGCTGGCCGTGCTCATGCTCGGCGACCTGGGGTTCACGCCGTTGCAGTACGGGCTGGCGTTCGCCGTGCCGTGCCTGGGCGGTCTGGTCGGCTCACGGTGGTCGCGGCGGCTGGTCGCCCGGCACGGCGCCGACCGCGTGCTGCGCTTGTTCGGGGTGCTGCGGGCGTGCTGGCCGCTCGCCCTGGCTTTCGTCGGGCCGGGGATCGTCGGGCTGGTGTTCGTGATGGTCGTCGAGTTCGGGTTGATCACGTGCATGGGCGTCCACAACCCGATCCTCGCCACGCGGCGGCAGGAGCGGACCCCCGACGGCCTGGTGGCGCGCGTGTTGAGCACGTGGTCGGTCGGCAGCAAGATCTCGATCGCGGTGTTGACCGCGCTGTGGGGCGTGATCGCCGGGGTGGGAGGACCCCGGCTCTCGTTGCTGATTGCCGGGGTCCTGCTCCTGCTGACGCCGTTGTTGCTGGTCAGCCGCGTGCGGCAGAACGCGTGACGGCCCTCTCGACCAGGCCCGCGTAGATCTCGCCCAACGACTGGCCCGCCGCCTCGGCCGCCATCGGCACCAGCGACGTCTCGGTCAGGCCGGGCGAGACGGTGACCTCCAGGAACCACACCGTGCCGTCCGCCGAGACGATCGCGTCCGTGCGCGACACGTCCCGCAGCCCCAGCAGCTTGTGTGCGTTCACGGCCAGCTCGCCGACCGCCCGCGCGGCCTTCTCGTCCAGGCGCGCGGGCGCGTGGAAGACGGTGAGACCGGCCGTGTAGCGGGCCGTGTAGTCGTAGACGCCGTTCTCCGGCACGATCTCCACGGCCGGCAGCGCGTACGGGCCGTCCGGACCGTCGACGACCGTGACCGCGACCTCGACGCCCTCGACGTACCGCTCGGCCAGGACCGTGTCGCCGTACGCCAGGCAGCCGACCATCGCCGCCGGCAGGTCGGCCGCGTCCCGCACGACCTGGGCACCGAGCGCGCTGCCGCCCTGGTCGGGCTTGAGCATCAACGGCAGACCCAGCTTGGCGACCAGGGCGTCCAGCACGGGCTTCGCGCCCAGCTCGCGGAACGTGGCGTGCGGCAGGACTGCCCACTCCGGGGTCGCCAGCCCGACGCGTGCCAGCTCGGACTTCGCGGTCGGCTTGTCGTACGCCCGGCGGCACGCGTGCGAGTCCGTGCCGACGAACGGCACGCCGGCGAGTTCGAGCACGGCCTGGACCGCGCCGTTCTCGCCCTCGCCGCCGTGCAACGCGACCACCACGGCGTCCGGCCGGTGCTCCTTGAGGCGGGTGAGGAGCTGGGCGTCGGCGTCCCACTCCTCCACGACCAGGCCGGTCGAGCGCAGGGCGGCCGACAGGCGGCGGCCGGAGCGCAACGACACCTCCCGCTCGTGCGACAGTCCCCCGGACAGCACGGCGACCCAGCGGTTGGTCAACTCACTACTCCTGATCAGGCGGTGTCGGGCGCGGGTGTCTGCGGCCCGGTGACGGCGCGACCACTGGTCGCGCCGAAGGTCTCGTGCAGCTCCATCTCGTCCTTGATGACATTCGCGAGCCGCCGCACGCCCTCACGGATGCGCTCGGGCGTCGGGTAGCAGTACGAGATGCGGAGCTGGCGGCTGCCGAGCCCGTCGGCGTAGAAGCCGGTGCCCGACGCGTAGGCGACGCGCTGCGTGACGGCACGCGGAAGCATGGCCTTGGTGTCGATGCCTTCGGGCAGCGTGAGCCAGACGTAGAACCCGCCGTTGGGCTTGTTCCACGTGGAACCAAGCGGCATGTGCTGTTCGAGAGCCGAGATCGCGGCGTCCCGACGGTCGCGGTACGCCTCGCGGTAGACCTTGATCTGGCCCTTCCAGTCGTGTTTCGCCAGGTAGCGGGACACGATCAACTGGTTGAGCGTCGGCGGGCAGAGCGTGGCGGACTCGGCGGCCAGCACGAGCTTCTCGCGCACGGCGTGCGGCGCGAGCACCCAGCCGACCCGCAGACCGGCCGCGAACGTCTTCGAGAACGACCCCAGGTACACCACGTTGTCCGGGTCGGTCGAGCGCAGCGCCGGGTACGTGACACCGTCGAACCCGAGCAGCCCGTACGGGTTGTCCTCGACCACGAGGATGTTGTGGCGGCGGCAGATCTCCAACACCTCGGCACGGCGGTTCACCGCGAGCGTCACGCCGGCCGGGTTGTGGAAGTTCGGGATGGTGTAGAGGAATTTGATCCGTCGACCCGAAGATTCCACGGCCGCAATCGCTTGCCGCAGGTTTTCCGGCACGAGCCCGTCGGCGTCCATGCCGACGTGCACGACCTCGGCCTGGTAGGCGGCGAACGAGCCGAGCGCACCTACGTACGAGGGGCCCTCGGCCAGGACGACGTCGCCCGGGTCGCAGAAGATCCGCGTGACCATGTCCAGGCCCATCTGGGAACCCACGGTCACGACGACGTCGTCCGGGTGGCCGTGGATGCCTTCGAGGGCCATGACCTCGCAGATCTGCTCACGCAACGTGGGAACGCCGTGCGCCGAGCCGTACTGGAGGGCGACCAGTCCGTCCTGAGCGATCAGATCGCCGATCTCACCGCTGAGCGAGTCCATCGGAAGTGCCGCGAGGTGCGGCATCCCACCCGCGAGGGACACCACCTCGGGCCGGCTCGCCACCGCGAACAGTGCCCGGATCTCCGATGCCGTCATGCCTGCCGTCCGCGCCGCGTACCTGCGCAGATGGGGATCGAGGCTTCTGGCGCCCGGAGTGGGCGACTGTTCGGGAAGATTCACGGGAACTCCGACCTGAGTGCGGGTTTGTTCCCTGGTAAGTGTAACCGCCGTCCCGTTCGGGGCATCCGCCTTCCCGACCGGGGGCAGGGGCACCTATCCTTCGAGTGGGGTTTTTCACGGGGGTTATCGGGAGGTCGGGGTGTCGCGACGCGTTGTGGGCGTCACTCTGGACAACCTGGAGCACCTGTCCAAGCACAGCCGCACGTGCGTCTTCTGGGAACTCGCACCCCACCTGAAGGAACAGGCCGAGGAGTACGGCGACACCGAGTTCGAGAAGGAAGCCTGGGTCTCCAACGTCCTCCTCGAATGGGGCTCGTGCGGCAGGCTGATCTACTGCGACGGCATCCCCGCCGGCTCGGTCTTCTACGCACCTCCGGCCGCCGTGCCCAGGTCGCTGGCGTTCCCGACCTCCCCCGTCTCACCGGACGCGGTGCTGCTGACTTCCCTCGACGTCCTCCCCGAGTTCCGCGGCGGAGGCTTGGCGAGGGTCCTGGTGCAGGCCGTGGCCAAGGACCTGACCCGACGTGGCGTCAAGGCCGTCGAGGCGTTCGGCGACAACCAACCGGACGACGAGAAGCCGTCCTGCGTCATCCCCGCCGACTTCCTGCTGCAAGTCGGCTTCAAGACCGTTCGGCCCCACCCCCGCTGGCCGCGGCTGAGGCTGGAGCTGCGCAGCGCGTCGTCGTGGAAGGAAGACGTGGAGGCGGCGTTGGAGCAGCTGCTCAACACCGTCACGATCTCCACGGCCGAGCCGAGCTTCCGTCCGGCCTGACCTACACCGTTCGCCAGGTGATCGCCTCGGACGGCCGACCGGTGAGCAGGTCCAGGGTCGCGGTCCGGACGTCGGACAACGGG includes the following:
- a CDS encoding LysR family transcriptional regulator, with amino-acid sequence MDLDGVRTFVAVVDGGRFQEAADELSISQQAVSKRVAALERTLGVRLFTRTPRGAVLTADGLAFLPHARDLVAAVARAWGAVRPVRALRVDVIGTRLAPAALVREFHRAHPSVALDVVTHFDLDAAVAALRSGSVDASVRAADRLPDGIEAVRVFDEPIQLLVGPGHPLADEPWVRPADLAGHRLWMPGLVAGTEWAAFYDAFAAEFGVTIESAGPHFGIETLSVALAARPGTATLVGEWTRIDDRGLRRIALREPTPVYPHSLLWHRDNRHPALTTLRSHFIKSEHTYQVLQATK
- a CDS encoding MFS transporter: MTRFGWLWASYAVSTFGTWLAFDAFTLIAILVLHAGPVQVSLLAAVGTAAGAVLALPLGPWIEHRRKRSVMIGTDLLRCAALLSVAAAFAFGLLGFTQLLIVSVVVAAADIAFVAASGAYVKWLVKPEDLLVANGRFESTMWTATALGPPLGGALIGAFGPITTVVLDAGTYLLSALGLRAIKAREPRPSLPRTRPAWSDLLDGLRHIMGDPELKPLFLNQIAVNALIMATAPPLAVLMLGDLGFTPLQYGLAFAVPCLGGLVGSRWSRRLVARHGADRVLRLFGVLRACWPLALAFVGPGIVGLVFVMVVEFGLITCMGVHNPILATRRQERTPDGLVARVLSTWSVGSKISIAVLTALWGVIAGVGGPRLSLLIAGVLLLLTPLLLVSRVRQNA
- a CDS encoding aminotransferase-like domain-containing protein codes for the protein MNLPEQSPTPGARSLDPHLRRYAARTAGMTASEIRALFAVASRPEVVSLAGGMPHLAALPMDSLSGEIGDLIAQDGLVALQYGSAHGVPTLREQICEVMALEGIHGHPDDVVVTVGSQMGLDMVTRIFCDPGDVVLAEGPSYVGALGSFAAYQAEVVHVGMDADGLVPENLRQAIAAVESSGRRIKFLYTIPNFHNPAGVTLAVNRRAEVLEICRRHNILVVEDNPYGLLGFDGVTYPALRSTDPDNVVYLGSFSKTFAAGLRVGWVLAPHAVREKLVLAAESATLCPPTLNQLIVSRYLAKHDWKGQIKVYREAYRDRRDAAISALEQHMPLGSTWNKPNGGFYVWLTLPEGIDTKAMLPRAVTQRVAYASGTGFYADGLGSRQLRISYCYPTPERIREGVRRLANVIKDEMELHETFGATSGRAVTGPQTPAPDTA
- a CDS encoding GNAT family N-acetyltransferase, which encodes MSRRVVGVTLDNLEHLSKHSRTCVFWELAPHLKEQAEEYGDTEFEKEAWVSNVLLEWGSCGRLIYCDGIPAGSVFYAPPAAVPRSLAFPTSPVSPDAVLLTSLDVLPEFRGGGLARVLVQAVAKDLTRRGVKAVEAFGDNQPDDEKPSCVIPADFLLQVGFKTVRPHPRWPRLRLELRSASSWKEDVEAALEQLLNTVTISTAEPSFRPA
- a CDS encoding D-alanine--D-alanine ligase family protein, translated to MTNRWVAVLSGGLSHEREVSLRSGRRLSAALRSTGLVVEEWDADAQLLTRLKEHRPDAVVVALHGGEGENGAVQAVLELAGVPFVGTDSHACRRAYDKPTAKSELARVGLATPEWAVLPHATFRELGAKPVLDALVAKLGLPLMLKPDQGGSALGAQVVRDAADLPAAMVGCLAYGDTVLAERYVEGVEVAVTVVDGPDGPYALPAVEIVPENGVYDYTARYTAGLTVFHAPARLDEKAARAVGELAVNAHKLLGLRDVSRTDAIVSADGTVWFLEVTVSPGLTETSLVPMAAEAAGQSLGEIYAGLVERAVTRSAARG